The Micromonospora violae DNA segment AGCGCGTCCACGTACGCCCCGGCCGTCGCCGGTGGCTTGGCCACCAGCTTCTCCGGCGGGGTGTAGGTGAAGGTGGTGCGGTAACCGGCGAGGATCTCACCCGCCTCGTTCCAGCCGTTGACCATGGTGCCGGCCGAGGTCCAGGCGACGTAGACGTCCGGGTAGCCGTCCGGGGTGGGCTGACCCATCGGGTAGTGGCCCAGCTCGCGCATCTTGTCGTGGATCTGGCGCAGCCCCCGGGCGTACGGGGTGCGCTTGCTGTCGCCGTTGTTGTGCTTCGGCGACGCGTCCGGTGAGACGCCCAGGGTGCGGTACGTGGCGACCAGGTACTCCATCGGCCGGCGCACCTTCTGGCCCACCCCGGCCCAGAACTCCGAGGAGCAGAAGAGCGTCATCAGGACCGGCTTGATCATGCCCTTGTTGGTCGTGTACGTCTTGGCCAGCCGGTCCACCAGGGACTTCGGCGGGGTGTCCGAGACGAACCGGGTGGCCAGGCTCTGCGCCACGTACTTCGCGGTCGACGGGTGCGTCGCGATGTAGGTGATGTACGCGTCGATCGCCGCTTCGGCCTTCTTCGGGTCGGCCGAGTTGTTCGCGTGGGTGAAGCCGAGGATCTTCACCTTGCCGACGTAGTGCTGCTCGGGGCGGAAGACGTACTTGCCGTCCTGGACGCCACGGCCGGTCTGGAGCATGGCGGCCTGCCGGACGTCCGGCTCCTTGTAGCCGCCGTCGACACCGACCGAGTAGAGCTCAAGGTTCTCCCGGGCGAGGTTCTCGTTGATCGCGTCCTTGCGGGAGTCCTTCTGGTTCAGGTAGATCAGCAGCGCCGGGTGCTTGTTCGCGGCGACCAGCATCTCCGGGTAGCTGCCCAGGGCGTGCTTGCGCACGACGTCCTGGTCGAACGAGTTGCGGTACACCTCGCCGCCGTCGAAGTCCGCGGCGACGTGCAGGAAGTCGTTCCAGAAGTCGACCATCACCTCGAAGAGCTGGCGCTTGGACCAGATCTGCCGGGCGATGGTGGCGTCGACCATCTCCCGCTCCGGCTGGGCGCCCTGGTCGTTGAGCTTGTCCCGCTGGTCGCGCAGCTGCTGCGTGGAGAGCTTCTGGGTCGGCAGCTCGGCGAGCTTCAGCTCACCCTTGCTCGGCTCCAGCTTGTCCGGGTCCAGTTGGGCGCGGATCCAGGCGTCCATGCCCTCGCGCTTGATGTCGGCGAGCAGCGCGGGCGTCACGCCGAAGGTGGCGCGCCGGGCCAGGTGCAGGATCGGGTCCTTGGCCAGCACCGTCTTCACGGTCACCTTGGTCGCCGCCGCGGCCGCGGCCGGGCCGGAGTAGGTACGCCCGCCGGCCGGCGCGTTCTTCTTCAGCGCCGCACCGGCGCGGGAGCCCATGTAGCTCTCGTTCTGCTCGGTGTAGGTACGCACCGTGCTGGGCTGCTGGCCGCTGGGCCGCGCCGCGGTGCCGTCGGTCACCGTGCTGCCGGTCGCGTCGCCGGCGGCCGCCTCGCCGCCGAAGAGGCCCCGCAGCTGCGGGGTCATGGCGAGCGCCGCGCCACCGGCGACGACGGCGGCGGTGCCGCCGAGGGCCACCATCGCCTTCCGTCGACCAACCTTGCCACCGGGCTCGTCGTCATCGTCGAGGGCGGGCAGGCCGGTGCCGGCCGGGCGCGCCGGGGTCGGGCGGCCCAGGCCCTCCGGGCCGACCCACTGTGGACCGCGCGGCGCGGGACCGGGCTGCCCGGCGTGCGCGTACCCGTCGGCGTACTGCTCACGCGGGTCGCCCTGCGCGGGGTAGCCGCCCTGGTGGGGGTGGGGCGAGTCGTAGCCGTAGGGCGCGGGCGCGGTGGGGTCGCCGTAGCCGTCGGCGCTGTGGTGCTGGCGTCCGTCCCAACCGCGGTCGTCCCGCGGTCGACGTGGTGGCACATTCTGGTCGGCCATGTACCAATCCCGATTTCTGCTGAGCGCCGAGAGCTGCTACCGGCAGGTGCGGCAGGTGCGGCGACTGTTGCCTGAGGGGGTTGCTACGGCAAAGTAACTAAGGCCTCAGGGCCCTTCAAGGCAGCCGGATCACCCCCGTGAGGGCACTTAAGACACCGCTCAGTACGACCTCGGCGGCGGGCCGCAGGGCGTAGCCGCCCGCAGACCTTCCCAGCAGGGGGTACGTGCGGCAGCCGCGCACGGATCGGACCTTGGCGCCGTAGCCGACACTTTCGGCGTCGTTCACCACCAAAGACAAACTTAAGGCCCGGGTAAGCCGGACCTGAGACGCGCTCGCGTGGAGGAAAAGTAGCAGCACCGGGCGAGCGTGAGCCGCCACCGCAGCGGGTATGCCGCCGAACCGCTGGACGCGTGAGGGGAAGGCAGCGCCATGCTCAGCAAAGAGGATCAGCGCAGATTCGACCAGATCACCCGTCAGCTCCGGGAAAGTGACCCGGCCTTCTTCAAGAAGCTGGACCACCGGGTCCGGGCCCGCAGGGGCCGCTACCTGATGTTGTTGACCATCGTGCTGTGGGCGTCGCTGCCGGCGATAGCCGTGTTCGCCGGTCGACTGACCGGCGCGATCTGCGCGGTGGTCCTGGTGGCCAACGCCGCCGTCATGTGGCGGTTCCGCCGCCGCTGGACGTGACCGCTCAACCGCTCGACGGCACCGCTCACCGGTCGGCCGGGCCGAACGCCCGGTACGCGCGACGCAACCGTTCGAGCAGTCCCGGCCCACCGATGGCCGGGGCCGGCGCGCCGAGCTGGCGCAGCAGCAGGTCGGTGCCGGTCACCAGTCGGGGCGGCCGATCCGGCAGCGGCACCGGCGCGGACCAGAACCGGTCCGCCGCCTCCGCCAACGGCGTCGCCGAAAGCCCGATCAGCGCGCGGGCGGCACCGACCGGCGCGCCGACGTCCACTGTCGACGGCACACCGTCCGGTTCGGACGGCACATCGACCGGCTCGGTCGTCGGGGTGACGCCGGTGGCGGCGGCCCGCCGGGCGCGCAGTGCGTCGAGCAACTCCGCGCGGGACCGACCACGCCAGTGCAGCAGCTCGAACGGGTCCGCGTCGAACGCCTCGGCCAGCAGGTAGAACGTCGCGGCGAGGTGTTTGCACGGCACCGCGAAGTCGGGGCAGTTGCAGCGCTGGGTCAACTCGTCCACGGCGGTCGGGAAGAGCGGCGCGCCGGCGGCGGCGAACAGCTCCTCCAACTCGTCGGGGAGGTCCCCGGCGAGCAGCCGGGCGCTGAAGAACGCCTGCCCGGCCAGCTCGTTCTCGATCCGGGACCAGAGCGCGGCCGGGAACGGTTTCAGCGCGATCGACACCTGGTACGGCTTCGGCCGGGAACCCTGCACCACCGCGCTGACCCGTCCGGGTGCGATGTCGAGCGTGAGCACCTGACCGGCCCGCGCGTACGAACGGCCCCGGGTCAACCGGGTGCCGAGCGCGAACGACTCCAGCACCTCCAGGAAACGCCGCGACCACCAGGACCGGCCGATCGCGCCCCGGGCGCTGCGCGCCCGCAGGCCCCCGTCGACCCGGCGGGGACGCCCGTAGTCGGCGAACCGGTCGGTGCTCCGCTCGCTCACTCCACCACCGCCCCGGCCTCCAGGGCGAACAGGTCCCGCAACTGGCCGGTGGACAACTCGGTGATCCACTGTTCGCCGGTGCCGACCACCCGCTCGGCGAGGCTGCGCTTGTCGGCGATCAACGCGGCCACCTTCTCCTCGACCGTGCCGGCACAGACGAACTTGCGGACCTGCACCCGTCGGCGCTGCCCGATCCGGAACGCCCGGTCGGTGGCCTGGTCCTCGACCGCCGGGTTCCACCACCGGTCCACATGCACCACGTGGTTCGCGGCGGTCAGGGTCAGCCCGGTGCCGCCGGCCTTGAGGGACAGGACGAACAGCGGTGGACCCTCCGCCGACTGGAAGCGCTGCACCAGGGCGTCCCGCTCGGCTTTGCCGAGGCCACCGTGCAGGAACAGCACCTCCCGGCCGAACCGCGCCGAGAGGTGACCGCGCAGCATCGCACCGAACTCGGCGTACTGGGTGAAGAGCAGCGCCTTCTCCCCCGCCGCCAGCACCTCCTCCAGGATCTCGGTGAGCCGGGCCAGTTTGCCGGAGCGGCCCTCCAACGGCGAACCGTCGCGCAGCAACTGGGCGGGGTGGTTGCAGACCTGCTTGAGTCGGGTCATGGTGGCCAGCACCAGGCCGCGCCGTTCGATGCCGTCGCTGGTCTCGATCCGGGCGAGCATGTCGTCGACCACCACCCGGTACAGCGCGGCCTGCTCGGCGGTGAGGTTGCAGAGCACCTCCATCTCCAGCTTCTCGGGCAGGTCGGAGATGATCGACGAGTCGGTCTTGAGTCTGCGCAGCACGAACGGGCCGGTGATCCGGCGTAGCCGCTCGGCGGCCTCGGCGTCGCCGTTGCGCTCGATCGGCTCGGCGAACCGCTTGCGGAACGTCGCGGCCGGCCCGAGCAGGCCCGGGTTGGCGAACTGCATGATCGACCAGAGGTCGGCGAGGCGGTTCTCCACCGGCGTACCGGTCACCGCCACCCGCTGCCGGGCGGGCAGCGCGCGCACCGCCTCGGCCTGCCGGGTCGACGCGTTCTTGATTGCCTGCGCCTCGTCCACCACCACCCGGTGCCAGTCGATGCCGGCCAGGTCGGCGGCGTCGCGGGCCGCCACCGAGTAGGTGGTCAGGACCAGGTCCGCGCCGTGCGCGGCCGCGGTGAACTCCGCCCCCCGGGCCCGCTCGGCACCATGGTGTACGTGCACCCGCAACGTCGGGGTGAACCGCGCCGCCTCCCGCTGCCAGTTGCCGACCAGCGACATCGGACAGACCAGCAGGGTCGGTCCGGCCTCCGGCGGGTCCCCGGCGAGCAGCGCGAGCAGTTGCACCGTCTTGCCCAGCCCCATGTCGTCGGCGAGCACACCGCCCAAGCCGAGTGAGCGCAGGAAGGCCAGCCAGGCCAGCCCACGCTGCTGGTACGGCCGCAGCGTCCCCTGGAAGCTCGGCGGTGGGTCCAGCGGGGTGAGCCGCCGTTCGACCGCGCCGGCGAGCAGGTCACCCAGCGCCCCGTCGGCGGTCACCTCCAGCACCGGCAGCGCGCCGGTGGCGTCGCCGTCGGCCAACCCGAGGCGGAGCAGGTCGGCGACGGTCAACTCGCCCGCGGAGCGGAGCAGGCGCAACCCGGCCGCGAGCCGCCCCGGGTCCAGCTCCACCCACCGGCCACGCAGGCGTACCAATGGGGTCTTCATCTCGGCCAGCGCCGCCAACTCCTCGGCGGACAACGGCTGGTCGCCGAGCGCGATCTCCCACCGGTAATCGACCAGGGCGTCCAGACCGACACCACCCTCGGTGCCACCCACCGTGCC contains these protein-coding regions:
- a CDS encoding SNF2-related protein is translated as MLVIHGLWLPCASPTGASSTGGLAVWAEDSAAPIPAPRPGRPARERPHPFAAGHSDLAAVLAEAAEPTRPDTALLTLPTLAGAPTDSPELIRTTVAPAARGRLTLARWRVPTLVYAPDDALSLLHALDDIPAVPGATLRHFAELADFAADLVTRGRVLPGIRTRMGDQPPGAGVTVGDQSPGTGATMRSGAAEQVPTQAVWRSLLTGTDAAWARSLALALPPAARAAMPPTAAALPPSTVSAVGPPTVSAVGPPTVSAVGPPTVSAVGPPTVSAAGPSAGSAAADTAATVGAGGPELTAAALVADALDALTDAAARAALANTTLARGVRPGGPAPAWLAALAGPQRDFTIDPAGLATLTSELDAWQRDAAGGPVRASFRLVEPAPDEVTEPILATRAVPADSAPPPVDSTGGGRWRLEFGLQAADEPGLHVDAGEIWRAPQALGGLAGRTTSPQETLLAELGRASRLWPDLDAALRTAAPEAMELDVEGAHRFLSEGAPVLHAAGFGVLLPSWWQRPSARLGARLRARSRTAPGTVGGTEGGVGLDALVDYRWEIALGDQPLSAEELAALAEMKTPLVRLRGRWVELDPGRLAAGLRLLRSAGELTVADLLRLGLADGDATGALPVLEVTADGALGDLLAGAVERRLTPLDPPPSFQGTLRPYQQRGLAWLAFLRSLGLGGVLADDMGLGKTVQLLALLAGDPPEAGPTLLVCPMSLVGNWQREAARFTPTLRVHVHHGAERARGAEFTAAAHGADLVLTTYSVAARDAADLAGIDWHRVVVDEAQAIKNASTRQAEAVRALPARQRVAVTGTPVENRLADLWSIMQFANPGLLGPAATFRKRFAEPIERNGDAEAAERLRRITGPFVLRRLKTDSSIISDLPEKLEMEVLCNLTAEQAALYRVVVDDMLARIETSDGIERRGLVLATMTRLKQVCNHPAQLLRDGSPLEGRSGKLARLTEILEEVLAAGEKALLFTQYAEFGAMLRGHLSARFGREVLFLHGGLGKAERDALVQRFQSAEGPPLFVLSLKAGGTGLTLTAANHVVHVDRWWNPAVEDQATDRAFRIGQRRRVQVRKFVCAGTVEEKVAALIADKRSLAERVVGTGEQWITELSTGQLRDLFALEAGAVVE
- a CDS encoding SWIM zinc finger family protein, with the translated sequence MSERSTDRFADYGRPRRVDGGLRARSARGAIGRSWWSRRFLEVLESFALGTRLTRGRSYARAGQVLTLDIAPGRVSAVVQGSRPKPYQVSIALKPFPAALWSRIENELAGQAFFSARLLAGDLPDELEELFAAAGAPLFPTAVDELTQRCNCPDFAVPCKHLAATFYLLAEAFDADPFELLHWRGRSRAELLDALRARRAAATGVTPTTEPVDVPSEPDGVPSTVDVGAPVGAARALIGLSATPLAEAADRFWSAPVPLPDRPPRLVTGTDLLLRQLGAPAPAIGGPGLLERLRRAYRAFGPADR
- a CDS encoding DUF1800 family protein, with amino-acid sequence MADQNVPPRRPRDDRGWDGRQHHSADGYGDPTAPAPYGYDSPHPHQGGYPAQGDPREQYADGYAHAGQPGPAPRGPQWVGPEGLGRPTPARPAGTGLPALDDDDEPGGKVGRRKAMVALGGTAAVVAGGAALAMTPQLRGLFGGEAAAGDATGSTVTDGTAARPSGQQPSTVRTYTEQNESYMGSRAGAALKKNAPAGGRTYSGPAAAAAATKVTVKTVLAKDPILHLARRATFGVTPALLADIKREGMDAWIRAQLDPDKLEPSKGELKLAELPTQKLSTQQLRDQRDKLNDQGAQPEREMVDATIARQIWSKRQLFEVMVDFWNDFLHVAADFDGGEVYRNSFDQDVVRKHALGSYPEMLVAANKHPALLIYLNQKDSRKDAINENLARENLELYSVGVDGGYKEPDVRQAAMLQTGRGVQDGKYVFRPEQHYVGKVKILGFTHANNSADPKKAEAAIDAYITYIATHPSTAKYVAQSLATRFVSDTPPKSLVDRLAKTYTTNKGMIKPVLMTLFCSSEFWAGVGQKVRRPMEYLVATYRTLGVSPDASPKHNNGDSKRTPYARGLRQIHDKMRELGHYPMGQPTPDGYPDVYVAWTSAGTMVNGWNEAGEILAGYRTTFTYTPPEKLVAKPPATAGAYVDALSLRLVGQKLSTRERNLILGVAGVAATAKVDATFNGAITAVARAILASPQHHLR
- a CDS encoding DUF3040 domain-containing protein; translation: MLSKEDQRRFDQITRQLRESDPAFFKKLDHRVRARRGRYLMLLTIVLWASLPAIAVFAGRLTGAICAVVLVANAAVMWRFRRRWT